One genomic region from Hyalangium ruber encodes:
- a CDS encoding putative sensor domain DACNV-containing protein: MAPSEAGTTYTKGMASPHKYPRDVVKAMLDDEEFLREVREEMTGTPEPSQGPSSEVLEQLVETMLFASMATEEGRIEPVGVVFAEAKDDFEAGPRERMWDLMTLRVPRAFTVPEVTKLASICDIPRSFLAVVRVGGELKILGVATPGVRLFLSEDRLVRVLAPRTGTVVVYRGPSETVRYERGTIYVSPPPYLGTAQRRREEQMTSIARDLLSSKTRHSPLRIFTECSQLVAGMSQRGHGGIIAILGPDDDPAPLIEGSRELAQPIRFGAAIREHQDLEDEENPLAHAERAIHLGTEILLALPGEQSRSERVADRLDQLRQQIVRLATVDGAVVMSHSLDVLAFGVKLPAGHDAAPEVCSVNANGELGARWPSERHGTRHRAAAAFASMFPKGLALIVSQDGGAAVFHTFESKVVCWPLSISVAGSR, from the coding sequence ATGGCGCCCTCTGAAGCCGGAACGACGTACACTAAGGGCATGGCCAGTCCTCACAAATACCCGCGTGATGTCGTCAAGGCGATGCTCGACGACGAGGAGTTCCTGAGAGAGGTTCGTGAAGAGATGACGGGTACTCCAGAGCCGTCTCAAGGACCTTCTTCCGAGGTGCTGGAACAGCTTGTCGAGACGATGCTGTTTGCGTCAATGGCGACAGAAGAGGGTCGCATCGAGCCGGTGGGAGTCGTCTTTGCGGAAGCGAAAGACGACTTCGAGGCTGGGCCCCGGGAGCGCATGTGGGACCTAATGACCCTCCGTGTGCCGCGGGCATTTACTGTCCCAGAGGTTACGAAGCTTGCATCTATCTGCGACATTCCACGCTCTTTTCTTGCAGTTGTACGAGTAGGAGGAGAACTCAAGATCCTTGGGGTCGCGACTCCTGGAGTCCGCCTGTTCCTGAGCGAGGACAGGTTAGTTCGCGTACTCGCCCCACGCACCGGAACAGTCGTTGTGTACCGAGGGCCCTCGGAGACAGTTCGCTATGAGCGCGGAACGATATACGTCTCTCCCCCGCCCTACCTAGGGACTGCCCAGCGGCGGCGCGAGGAGCAGATGACGTCAATTGCTAGGGACCTGCTCAGCAGCAAGACACGACATTCTCCCTTGAGAATCTTTACAGAATGCAGCCAACTCGTCGCTGGCATGAGCCAGCGTGGCCACGGAGGCATTATTGCGATTCTCGGACCAGATGATGACCCAGCACCTCTGATCGAAGGCTCACGCGAGCTGGCGCAGCCAATTCGGTTTGGCGCAGCCATTCGTGAGCATCAGGATCTTGAGGATGAGGAGAACCCACTCGCCCATGCTGAGCGAGCCATCCATCTGGGGACTGAAATTCTGCTTGCGCTACCAGGAGAGCAATCACGGAGTGAGCGTGTCGCCGACCGGCTTGACCAACTACGCCAGCAGATTGTGCGACTCGCGACCGTTGACGGAGCAGTGGTCATGAGCCATTCGCTCGACGTACTTGCATTCGGGGTCAAGTTGCCCGCTGGGCATGACGCTGCTCCGGAGGTCTGCTCGGTAAACGCCAACGGAGAGCTAGGGGCGAGATGGCCAAGCGAGCGTCACGGGACTCGTCATCGCGCTGCTGCTGCATTTGCGAGCATGTTTCCGAAGGGATTGGCCCTGATCGTCTCGCAGGATGGAGGTGCAGCGGTGTTCCACACCTTCGAGTCCAAGGTCGTCTGCTGGCCGCTGAGCATCTCGGTAGCAGGCAGCAGGTAG
- a CDS encoding ATP-dependent helicase, translated as MQTVLPLNDFIPTLRKVIPRFASHPPDPQQEQCVHHAADVPLQIVAGPGSGKTTVLVLRALRLVLVDGLLPEQILLTTFTNKAADEIRTRLIEWGFLLVDYLRAHGSSTLKAHLAKVDVNRFLTGTLDSICEDVLRRLRAPTDTAPVLLEGFAANTLMHRRGLTGTVYNGGTIAPDVAAYLSGFTFDRASPTNVAELVKTVRPLFDRFSHDVIDLQQFRTLATHTSARDLLKSGYEAYVQNLRADNRLDFALLEKEFLDRLSANRLDRFTDGLRAVLVDEYQDTNLLQESIYFQLFRKCTASFTVVGDDDQSLYRFRGATVELFRDFRNRLASAVPGTNAQRIDLFLNYRSTPEIVTFFNSFIDNDPDFRPARVTPPKPTIQARLPSKGAPVLGMFRDTAETLAADLASLLNDVFRGNGRVVQGQAGPVAITRDPNGGDFGDAVLLAHSVNEYQAGFKGNPPRPRLPCFLRQELVSRNIHVFNPRGQALRDIPDIQQLIGAMLECLDPAGTVQTSMLLRLETKQHLTTFRNAYAQYAATTPHPTNPRGLSAFVTAWGSRQPQSTATWPREWPILELCFKLLSWFPRLRDDPEGQVHLEAVSRAISQSATFSPYKSLVLFGSGPHDRRSVESALRDIFAPLAESLIDVDEEIMPAVPRDRFSMMTIHQAKGLEYPLVIVDVASDFKKDHHKNRFKRFPDQPSNVAEMEDDLASACMVGSLRQQRTALQRTYEDLIRLYYVAYSRPQSVLLLVGLNPCLRYSTTIHNIATFWRRDGSWPWAAPYSSRKPPGMANAIPLELI; from the coding sequence ATGCAGACCGTGCTGCCCCTCAACGACTTTATCCCCACGCTCCGCAAGGTCATCCCTCGGTTCGCCTCGCACCCGCCGGATCCCCAGCAGGAGCAGTGTGTCCATCACGCTGCGGACGTTCCGCTCCAGATCGTCGCCGGTCCGGGCAGCGGGAAGACGACCGTGCTCGTGCTCCGCGCGCTGCGACTCGTGCTCGTGGATGGGCTGCTACCCGAACAGATCCTCCTGACGACCTTCACGAACAAGGCTGCGGACGAGATCCGGACTCGGCTCATCGAGTGGGGTTTCCTCCTCGTCGATTACCTCCGGGCGCACGGCTCCTCCACCCTCAAGGCGCACCTAGCGAAGGTGGACGTCAACCGGTTCTTGACAGGAACGCTCGACAGCATCTGCGAGGACGTGCTGCGGAGACTGCGCGCACCCACGGACACCGCGCCGGTCCTGCTGGAGGGCTTCGCGGCGAACACGCTCATGCACCGACGGGGCTTGACCGGAACGGTCTACAATGGCGGCACGATCGCCCCGGATGTGGCGGCGTACCTCTCGGGATTCACCTTCGATCGGGCGAGCCCCACGAACGTGGCCGAGCTCGTCAAGACCGTGCGCCCGCTGTTCGACCGCTTCTCGCACGACGTCATCGACCTGCAGCAATTCCGGACGCTGGCGACGCATACCTCCGCTCGCGATCTCCTCAAGAGCGGTTACGAGGCCTACGTCCAAAACCTGCGCGCCGACAATCGCCTGGATTTCGCTCTGCTTGAGAAGGAGTTCCTCGATCGGCTCTCCGCCAACCGGCTCGATAGGTTCACGGACGGACTCCGCGCCGTTCTCGTCGACGAGTATCAGGATACGAACTTGCTCCAGGAGAGCATCTACTTCCAGCTCTTCCGGAAGTGCACCGCGTCGTTCACCGTCGTCGGAGATGATGATCAGTCGCTGTATCGCTTCCGCGGTGCAACGGTGGAACTCTTCCGGGACTTCCGGAATCGGCTCGCAAGCGCCGTTCCCGGCACGAATGCTCAGCGCATCGACCTGTTCCTAAACTACCGCTCCACTCCCGAGATCGTCACCTTCTTCAACTCGTTTATCGACAACGATCCCGATTTCCGCCCGGCGCGGGTCACTCCCCCGAAGCCGACGATCCAGGCACGGCTTCCCTCGAAGGGCGCACCCGTTCTGGGGATGTTCCGCGACACAGCTGAGACGCTGGCGGCGGATCTCGCGTCGTTACTCAACGATGTGTTCCGGGGGAACGGGCGCGTCGTTCAGGGCCAAGCGGGGCCTGTCGCCATCACCCGGGATCCGAACGGAGGTGACTTCGGCGATGCCGTGCTGCTGGCCCACTCCGTCAACGAGTATCAAGCCGGGTTCAAGGGGAACCCGCCCCGGCCTCGTCTGCCCTGTTTCTTGCGGCAGGAGTTGGTCTCCCGGAACATCCACGTCTTCAATCCGCGCGGTCAGGCCCTGCGCGACATCCCGGACATCCAGCAGTTGATCGGCGCGATGCTTGAGTGCCTGGATCCAGCTGGGACGGTGCAGACCTCGATGCTCCTGCGCCTCGAAACCAAGCAACACCTCACTACGTTCCGGAACGCGTACGCGCAATACGCCGCCACGACCCCGCATCCGACCAACCCTCGAGGCCTCTCGGCATTCGTCACAGCCTGGGGAAGCCGCCAGCCACAGTCCACCGCCACCTGGCCGCGCGAGTGGCCAATCCTCGAATTGTGTTTCAAGCTCCTCTCGTGGTTCCCGCGTCTCCGGGACGATCCCGAGGGGCAAGTGCATCTTGAGGCGGTATCGCGCGCTATCAGTCAGTCCGCGACCTTCTCGCCCTACAAGTCGCTCGTGCTCTTTGGTTCGGGGCCTCACGACCGCCGCAGCGTGGAGAGTGCCCTGCGCGACATCTTTGCGCCGCTCGCCGAGAGCCTGATCGACGTCGACGAGGAGATCATGCCGGCGGTGCCACGGGATCGCTTCTCGATGATGACCATCCACCAGGCGAAGGGGCTTGAGTACCCGCTGGTCATTGTGGACGTCGCCTCCGACTTCAAGAAGGACCACCACAAGAACCGCTTCAAGCGGTTTCCCGACCAGCCGAGCAACGTCGCCGAGATGGAGGACGATCTAGCGTCCGCCTGCATGGTCGGATCACTCCGGCAGCAACGGACGGCCTTGCAACGCACCTACGAGGATCTCATCCGGCTCTACTACGTCGCGTACAGCAGGCCTCAATCGGTGCTCCTCCTCGTGGGCCTGAACCCCTGCTTGAGGTATTCGACCACGATCCACAACATCGCCACGTTCTGGAGACGAGACGGCTCTTGGCCCTGGGCAGCCCCCTACTCAAGCCGGAAGCCCCCCGGCATGGCCAATGCGATTCCCCTGGAGTTGATCTGA